The Oceaniferula flava nucleotide sequence CTTCCCTTTTGGCCCAAGGACAGAGTGAACTCGAAGCTCTGCGTTCCAGAGTCAGCTCCACCGAGCGTCGAATCGATCTTCTTGAGCGCGAGCTCAGATCTTTGCGATCCGGCACGACCGGTGAACGTGCCGTCGCTCCTGAAAAGGCCGCTCCCGCGGCCAAGTCGGGCGAATACATCGTGGTTAAAGGTGATATCCTCAGCCGCATCGCCAAGCGTCACAACACCAGTGTGGCCACGCTGAAAAAAGCCAACAATCTCCGCTCGGACAACATCAGCATCGGGCAAAAACTGCGCATCCCCGGCGCTACGACGAGTCACGCCCCCCGTCCACAAAATCACCAAGCCATTGCCAGCAAGGCTCCTGCAGCTTCCGGCAAACACGTGGTGCAACGTGGTGAGACCTTCTATTCCATTGCTCGCAAGCACAAGGTGAGCACTCAGTCGCTGATCGCTGCCAACCCCAAGGTGAGCCCGACCAGCCTGCGTGTGGGCCAGCAGCTGAAAATCGACGGCAATGCCAAAGCTGCGCCGAGCCGTCAGGCGGTAGCCAGTCACAAGTCGGCTCCCAAAGCCAAGTCGTCCAAGCCAGCTCCATCAAGAAAGCCAGCCAGCACACCCGTGAGCTCCAAGGCACCTGAGCCAGCGATCCGCACCATCACGGTGCACGATCAGATGACTTACGGTCAGTTCGCCAGCAAATACGGTGCCAGCACCACACAGCTGAATGCCCTGAACGGCCTGAGCCTGAGCAAGAGCACCATGCTCGCCAAAGGATCCGAACTCTACGTGCCGAAAAACTAGTCGGGGCACGATCGAGTCATCTATTTCTGCCGACCACCATGGCCGGCAACAGGAAACAACTTCTCCTCAGGAGAACATAACGACGAAAAAGGGCTGGGCGTCTGGTGGTAGTGATACCGCCAGGCGCCCTTCCTTTTTGTATGTGGTGACTTCATTCTTTACGGACAGTTATGTTAGCTTTAAAATGAAAACATGGCGGCCCGACCAGATTTGTCCCAATTATCCATGCGGGAGCGACAAGCTATGTTTCTCATCCATGAGGTGGGAGAGATGAGTGTGCAGCAACTACAGGAGCGGCTCGATCCACCTGCAACTGAGGCTGGTGCACGACGTTTGATGGGGATCCTGTATAAAAAGGGCGTGGTGAGAATGCATAAGGATGGTCGGAAAAAAATCTACAGCCCTGTGGAGTCGAGTCTGGATACGGGTATCAAGGCCTTGCGTGACGTGCTGAGCAGCTTTTTTAAAGGTTCGCCATCACTAGGCATCTCCAAGCTATTGGATACCGACGCGTCAAAGTATTCCGATAAAGAGCTGGATGCGATTGAGGATGCTCTGACGGAGATCAGGAAGCGCAATAAGGATTGAAGGAAATCGGTGGTTGCCCGATAATGCCTAGCTGTGAAATTTAGTGATTAGGTGTTTATGTCTGATGGGACCCTGACATCATGACTCATCTTCAATGGAACCTATCTATTCATGGCTCGTCCAAGCAGCTCTCGGTATTATTATTCCGGCTCTGCTCGTTCTTGGTGTTCTGGTCGTCAGTAAGGGGAACTCAGCGTCGGCACGCAGTGCGATTTTATGGGGCGCGGCTCTTTTGTTAATAGTCGCGCCTTTATTGCGATCATCATTTCCTGTGTTTCATTGGACGATTCCAGCCTTGGATGGTTTGCATGCGTTTTCGGAAGAAAACGAAGTGCTGAATGAAGCGCTTCAGAAGGACGCCGCATTCCGAAAGCTAGAGGCTCCTCCAGCTGTAGCCACGAATGAGCAGGAGGATGTTGGCCTTCCCATTGGGGTGATTGTTGTTTTCTGGATCTGGTTGGGTGGGGTGTTGGTTTCTATAGGTAGGCATCTCTGGCTCTACTTCAAGAGTCTTCAGATCCTCACGGCAGCTCGAATACCTGAGGGGGAGGGGGGACTGCAAGCGATCAACCTATCAGCAGAAAAGCTCAATATCACCCCGGCTCCTGTGGTGCTTGTCAGTGAAAAATGCCACGCTCCCTTCGCTGGTGGATTGATACGACCTGTTGTTGTTATCCCTGAACGCTTGTTGAGTGGGAGTCGAGAGGCTCTAGAGATGGTGCTCGTGCATGAGTTTGCCCATCTGAGGCGGCGTGATGTCGTCCGGCAATTACCGATGATATGGCTTCAGGTGGTATTTTGGTTTCACCCCTTGATCTGGTTTTTATCCAGGCGAGGTTATGTTGAGACTGAAAAAGCGTGTGATGATGCTGTGATCCTGGCCGGGTATTCGGCGGTCGATTACTCGGAGCTTCTCGTGGCCATGAGTCCCGGACGTGATCGATTTCTGCAGGAGCGTCTACTTGCTCTGACTTCAGTGGATCGTTGGCGCACACCCTTGGGGGCAAGGCTTCGTTGGCTGGTGGTAGGTGGAACTTTCACCGTGCTGTTGTTTACCGCGTTGATCCAGCTGACGCCTTGGCCCGAGGATCAACCGATCATTCCTGTTCGGGTAGATGGGTTGGTCGCTCACTGGAAATTTGAACGTGGCCGCGGGACAATCGTTGCTGATTGGTCAGGTCATGAATGTCACGGGCGTATTCAGGGGGCAAAGTGGGATAGCGATCCGGATAAGGGCGAGGTGCTGCGTTTTGATGGTCGGGATGATTACGTTTTATTTCGTGCTCCTGGGATGGATTTCAGTCGGGATGATTTTACAGTTTCACTTTGGTTGAAACTCGATGCCGACTCAGACGGAGGTGGGTTGATCATGAAGGGCGATCGAAATGGAGTGTGGAACGGAGGGTCCCAGAGATTTGCAGGCAAGTATGTTAAATATGGCGAACAGGCTCTGCTTCTATCTGGGAACGAAGGCATTCCCTTGCATCCGTCGCCAGGTTATTTTCCTAGCTTTGCAAGTTATGGAAATGCCTTTGTCCAGGCCTCCGAAGCTGTGCCTACGGGGGAATGGGTGAATCTGACCTTTTTCTGTCGTCATGATACACTGGCGGACGGTGAGCGAGGTCCGAAAGCTTGGTTTCGCGTCTACTTGAATGGCGAAAAGGTTTCAGATTACCGGGGGGTGAACGGTGGCACCAATCACATTCATATGAAGAGCTTGGATTGGGTGACTGATGTTTGGTATGTGGGGGTTGGGGAGGCCTATGTGGTGAAAGATAATCATTTCGAGGGCCTCCTGCATCAGCTGTCCGTTTTTAATCGAGCTCTGACCGCCAAGGAGATCAAGGCATTTTATGCCCATGGCGTTGAATCACTCAAGACGGGGAATTGATGCGGAGCTGGGAGTGAAGACTTTTCCTCGATCCAGTGTAATTTTGATGATTTATCGAACAATTATGTTCTTTTAGATTGCGTTCGCAAAATCTTGTCGTTACTTTGTCCATCAACACAATATTTTTTGATCCTCAGAAGCTATTGTTCATTAAACCCACACACACGATATGAAACTGAAAACGACAGCCGTCATGTTAACGTCCATCGCTTCGCTAGCTGCCACAGCCAATGCGGCTGTGGTATTAGGTGATATCATTGCCATTGACTTCGGAGCCACGACCACAACCACAGCAAATTACAACCACAGCACGCATGCTACGAATACAGGTGATGTCGCTGATTT carries:
- a CDS encoding LysM peptidoglycan-binding domain-containing protein, which codes for MKTIALISTMIALPAASLLAQGQSELEALRSRVSSTERRIDLLERELRSLRSGTTGERAVAPEKAAPAAKSGEYIVVKGDILSRIAKRHNTSVATLKKANNLRSDNISIGQKLRIPGATTSHAPRPQNHQAIASKAPAASGKHVVQRGETFYSIARKHKVSTQSLIAANPKVSPTSLRVGQQLKIDGNAKAAPSRQAVASHKSAPKAKSSKPAPSRKPASTPVSSKAPEPAIRTITVHDQMTYGQFASKYGASTTQLNALNGLSLSKSTMLAKGSELYVPKN
- a CDS encoding BlaI/MecI/CopY family transcriptional regulator, with the protein product MAARPDLSQLSMRERQAMFLIHEVGEMSVQQLQERLDPPATEAGARRLMGILYKKGVVRMHKDGRKKIYSPVESSLDTGIKALRDVLSSFFKGSPSLGISKLLDTDASKYSDKELDAIEDALTEIRKRNKD
- a CDS encoding M56 family metallopeptidase translates to MEPIYSWLVQAALGIIIPALLVLGVLVVSKGNSASARSAILWGAALLLIVAPLLRSSFPVFHWTIPALDGLHAFSEENEVLNEALQKDAAFRKLEAPPAVATNEQEDVGLPIGVIVVFWIWLGGVLVSIGRHLWLYFKSLQILTAARIPEGEGGLQAINLSAEKLNITPAPVVLVSEKCHAPFAGGLIRPVVVIPERLLSGSREALEMVLVHEFAHLRRRDVVRQLPMIWLQVVFWFHPLIWFLSRRGYVETEKACDDAVILAGYSAVDYSELLVAMSPGRDRFLQERLLALTSVDRWRTPLGARLRWLVVGGTFTVLLFTALIQLTPWPEDQPIIPVRVDGLVAHWKFERGRGTIVADWSGHECHGRIQGAKWDSDPDKGEVLRFDGRDDYVLFRAPGMDFSRDDFTVSLWLKLDADSDGGGLIMKGDRNGVWNGGSQRFAGKYVKYGEQALLLSGNEGIPLHPSPGYFPSFASYGNAFVQASEAVPTGEWVNLTFFCRHDTLADGERGPKAWFRVYLNGEKVSDYRGVNGGTNHIHMKSLDWVTDVWYVGVGEAYVVKDNHFEGLLHQLSVFNRALTAKEIKAFYAHGVESLKTGN